Below is a window of Patescibacteria group bacterium DNA.
AGGATAAATTGTTTTATTTCAAAAAAGTCGATAGTTTAAATCCGTACAAATCAATGGCTCGTTTCGATCATATCAAAACCCTCTGGAACGGATGAAAGGAATCATGACCGCATCAATCACCGAACTTGTCGAAAAATTCGCCCGCAACATCGCCGAATACAAGAATCCAAAATACAACGAAACGCAAGTGCGTGTGGAATTCGTCAATCCGTTCTGGGAATTGCTTGGCTGGGACGTAAATAACGTATCTGGTTATTCATTAGCATTCCGTGATGTAATCCACGAAGACGAAGTCCGGGTCGGATTAAACACGAAAGCCCCGGACTATTCCTTCCGCATCGGCGGCAAACGCATATTCTTCTTAGAAACCAAGAAACCGTCCGTCGATTTGAAAAACGATCCCGCTCCGGCGTTCCAATTGCGCCGATATGCCTACAGCGCAAAACTGCCCGTCTCGATCCTGACCGATTTCGAGGAATTCATCGTTTACGATACGACGCTCAAACCCGCCATCACGGACAAAACGCATGTCGGACGCATGCTTTATTACACTTATCAGGAATACGTTGAGAATTGGGAATCCATCCACGCGGCATTTTCCAAAGAAGCGGTGCTACGCGGCGACTTCGAGCGATTTATCCAGAATAAACAGGGGAAAAAGCCGCGCGCCGAGATCGACCGCGACTTTTTGAACGATCTGGATAACTGGCGCATCCTGCTGGCACGTAACATTGCCCTGCGCAATCTCAATCTATCCGAGCGCGAACTGAATTACGCCGTGCAATTCACCATCGACCGCCTGATCTTCCTGCGCATGAGCGAAGATCGCGGCATCGAAACCCAATATCCGCTTCAATCTTTATTGAACGGCGAGCGCATTTATCCGCGTTTGGTCGAGATTTATTACCGCGCGGACGAACGCTATAATTCCGGGCTGTTCCATTTCAACGAAAAGGACGGCATCAATCCCGATACGATCACGCCGACCCTGACGATTGACGATAAATTGCTGAAAGAGATCGTCCGCAATCTCTATTATCCCGATTGTCCGTATGAATTCAGCGTTCTGCCCGTGGAAGTGCTGGGTAACGCCTACGAACAATTCCTCGGAAAACGCATTTCGCTGACCGCCGGACATCATGCCCGCATCGAGGAAAAGCCGGAAGTGCGCAAAGCTGGCGGCGTCTATTACACGCCTCAGTACATCGTCGATTACATCGTGAAAAACACCGTCGGCAAATTGCTGGAAGACAAGACACCCGCCAATGTTTCCGAACTGCGCATTCTCGATCCCGCCTGCGGCTCTGGTTCGTTCCTACTTGGCGCCTATCAATACCTGATGGACTGGCACCTGGAATATTACCGCAAGGAATACGAGAAGACCGGCGTCATTCCGGTCGTTAAGGCGGAAAAAGGAAAACGCAAAGCCGCGACGCAGGCGATCTTTTCCGGCAAGGGCGGCGACTGGTTTCTCGCGACCGCCGAGAAGAAGCGCATCCTGCTGAACAATCTCTATGGCGTGGATATTGACTCTAACGCCGTGGAAGTCACCAAACTCAGTCTCCTGCTGAAAGTGCTGGAAAACGAGAACAGTGAGACCCTCGCGCGGCAATTGGGACTCTGGCACGAACGCGCCCTGCCGAACCTCGCCAATAATATCAAATGCGGCAACTCGCTGATCGGTCCTGATTATTATGAACAAAAACAGGCGAATCTTTTTGATGAAAAAGAGGCACTGCGGATCAACGTCTTCGACTGGGAGAAGGAATTCCCGGAGATATTCTCTCGCAAAGACGCAGAGAGCGCAAAGGGTTTTGATGCGGTGATCGGGAATCCGCCGTATGTTCGCCCGCAAAATCTATCCCAAGAAATAAAGAAACTTCTTTGGGCGCACTACACTACTTTTGTCGCAAAATCAGATTTATATTCGTGTTTCATGGAACGCGCGATCAAGTTAATCCGACCAACTGGTTTGTTTGGATTCATTGTGCCTCAAACTTGGACTTCGCTTGAAAGTTTTACAAAAATTCGCGAATTCATGACTAATAGAACGCGAATTATCAAATTGGTTCAGCTCCCAAAGAAAGTCTTTGCAAATGCAACAGTTGAAACATGTATTTTCATCGTACAAAGAATAGATGAAAAAATGAATGAAAAAGATGATCAAATTGTTGTTGAGCACATTGATGTAGGCGGAGCAATCTGTCCTGTACGTGAGTTTAGACAGAGAGACATTGATAATGCCTACCTCTATAACTTTCAGTTGTACGGACGAGAATCAAGTCAATCTGTAATTGATAAGGTCAAACAAGTCGGCAAGCCATTGTCTGATTTTATCATTTTTATGTACGGATTTAAAACTGGGGATGATAATCAGTTTATTCATAAGAGCAAGAATTACAATGAAAGTAAATTTTTCATACGTAGCGCAAATATAAAGCGCTATTGGCACGATTCTCCATGTGAATATGTATGGTATGTTCCAGAAAAAATGACCCAGAATAGGAAAACAGCACGACCCGGCGAAACCACACGCTTTGAAGCAGAGAAAATCCTAGTTGCCAGAATGGGTAAGATACTCATCGCCACTTATGATCAAGGCGGACTATATGTAAAAGATGCCATGCTACTTTTAGACAAAGGTAGTATGCATTCTCTGAAATACCTACTCGGAGTCATAAATTCGCGCCTCGTGAATTATTTTTATCAGGAGTTCTTTATAACAATTGATGTCCTGAAGAATGCATTGCTCAGTATTCCCATCCGCACCATCGACTTCAATAATCCGGCAGACAAAGCCCGGCACGATCGCATGGTATCGCTGGTTGAGACGATGCTGGCGTTACATAAGCGTCTGCCGGAGGTCAATACGCCGCAGGAGAAAGAGGTCATTCAGCGTCAGATTACCGCCACTGATTCGCAGATTGACAAACTGGTGTACGAATTATACGACCTGACAGACGCCGAAATCGCCATCGTCGAAGGAAATATGTCAGCGTAAAAAATAAAAAATGTGGAAGAAATATGAACACAGAAACATTCTCTCCCGTAATTCAACTGCTCCTGAAACTAAATACTATAAGAAATAAGGAAGGAGTAAATCCTAAGATAGGATCTCCAGCATTTATAGAAATGCAATCTTATCAACGACCTGAATCAGTTAAAACAGCTTTTTCTATGGGTTTAATTGCATTAGAATCTTCATCTGATCATCTTGAAGCTCTTGATAATCTTGTGGCTAAAGAAGAATATGCTGTCTCACCATGGACATGCGCAAGAGGACTTCTGGAAGCCGCCTCCATTGCGACTTGGCTGTTGGACCCAGATATTAACAACTCCGAAAGAGTTAGCAGAAGTTTTGCATTACGGTTTTATTCTTTAAAAGAACAATTGAAAATGGCAAATAAATTTGATCCTATAAAAAAAGATGATATTGAAAAGCGCATTGACGATATTGAAGCCCTTGCTTTAAATTTAGGCTTCTCAAAGGTCTTAGATAGAAATGGTAAAAGAATTGGGATTGGGCAACAAAAACCAAAAATAACCGAACTCGTAGGGAATCAATTCGATTTTGGAAAACTCTATCCGGTTTTCTCAAGTATCGCTCATTGTGATTCTATTATCGTATCACAAATTGCAACATCAACAATTGGAAATTATGGTT
It encodes the following:
- a CDS encoding N-6 DNA methylase → MTASITELVEKFARNIAEYKNPKYNETQVRVEFVNPFWELLGWDVNNVSGYSLAFRDVIHEDEVRVGLNTKAPDYSFRIGGKRIFFLETKKPSVDLKNDPAPAFQLRRYAYSAKLPVSILTDFEEFIVYDTTLKPAITDKTHVGRMLYYTYQEYVENWESIHAAFSKEAVLRGDFERFIQNKQGKKPRAEIDRDFLNDLDNWRILLARNIALRNLNLSERELNYAVQFTIDRLIFLRMSEDRGIETQYPLQSLLNGERIYPRLVEIYYRADERYNSGLFHFNEKDGINPDTITPTLTIDDKLLKEIVRNLYYPDCPYEFSVLPVEVLGNAYEQFLGKRISLTAGHHARIEEKPEVRKAGGVYYTPQYIVDYIVKNTVGKLLEDKTPANVSELRILDPACGSGSFLLGAYQYLMDWHLEYYRKEYEKTGVIPVVKAEKGKRKAATQAIFSGKGGDWFLATAEKKRILLNNLYGVDIDSNAVEVTKLSLLLKVLENENSETLARQLGLWHERALPNLANNIKCGNSLIGPDYYEQKQANLFDEKEALRINVFDWEKEFPEIFSRKDAESAKGFDAVIGNPPYVRPQNLSQEIKKLLWAHYTTFVAKSDLYSCFMERAIKLIRPTGLFGFIVPQTWTSLESFTKIREFMTNRTRIIKLVQLPKKVFANATVETCIFIVQRIDEKMNEKDDQIVVEHIDVGGAICPVREFRQRDIDNAYLYNFQLYGRESSQSVIDKVKQVGKPLSDFIIFMYGFKTGDDNQFIHKSKNYNESKFFIRSANIKRYWHDSPCEYVWYVPEKMTQNRKTARPGETTRFEAEKILVARMGKILIATYDQGGLYVKDAMLLLDKGSMHSLKYLLGVINSRLVNYFYQEFFITIDVLKNALLSIPIRTIDFNNPADKARHDRMVSLVETMLALHKRLPEVNTPQEKEVIQRQITATDSQIDKLVYELYDLTDAEIAIVEGNMSA